Proteins encoded by one window of Lathyrus oleraceus cultivar Zhongwan6 chromosome 1, CAAS_Psat_ZW6_1.0, whole genome shotgun sequence:
- the LOC127110575 gene encoding uncharacterized protein LOC127110575, with translation MADGRRGRGRPRTQNSDSEPPSGSEGFQWPQFMQQMQQQQNQFMQQMMQQWNGGLHPQGVPQVVAGGSFRDFFRMNPPEFHGGLNPVKAQEWITDMERIFRIVHCSEENKVVFASHMMKGPAIRWWESASTLMTNQGIPRDWEHFKTVFLDKYFPSSLRTQKEFEFQQLGQGAMSVAAYAEKFEDMAAYSRQAAYAPDERWKIDQFLFGLRGEISHSVSQREFTSYAELLRQCYVAENSLKKVQEERDRFRSGQRDQGRPGNQFRPRSQAFKGKQVQHAKPNQPPQCQACKKYHFGRCGVSGIRCFTCQKEGHLSRECPQNKNQMQGRSIGRVYTLDERKTKSNNALIAGTCLVNDHPCFVLFDCGATHSFVSIRCVKRLGLQAIPLSPPMVVTTAMDDVVETPLICENCSLSVNGRLFQIDLICLPLKKVDVVLGMDWLSANSVFIGCEEKLIIIPSSEATPKDVLTTILEGTVGMVNFLFENEKSVLLALTKESSDNLNVTQIPVVCEFPEVFPEDVSSLPPEREVEFSIHLS, from the exons ATGGCTGACGGACGCAGAGGTCGTGGTAGACCTAGAACCCAGAATTCGGACTCTGAACCGCCAAGTGGTAGTGAAGGTTTTCAATGGCCTCAGTTTATGCaacaaatgcaacaacaacagaaTCAATTCATGCAACAGATGATGCAGCAGTGGAATGGTGGTTTGCATCCTCAGGGAGTTCCACAAGTAGTTGCAGGTGGTAGTTTCCGAGATTTCTTCCGCATGAATCCTCCAGAATTCCATGGTGGGCTGAATCCTGTGAAGGCTCAGGAGTGGATAACCGACATGGAAAGGATTTTTCGGATAGTGCATTGTAGTGAAGAAAATAAGGTTGTGTTTGCCTCTCACATGATGAAGGGTCCAGCTATAAGATGGTGGGAGAGTGCTTCGACTCTTATGACCAATCAAGGAATACCTAGAGATTGGGAGCATTTTAAGACTGTTTTCTTGGATAAGTATTTTCCTAGTTCTTTGAGGACTCAGAaagagtttgaatttcaacaGCTCGGGCAGGGAGCTATGTCAGTAGCTGCGTATGCTGAAAAGTTCGAAGATATGGCTGCGTATTCTAGACAAGCCGCGTACGCTCCTGATGAGAGGTGGAAGATTGATCAGTTTCTTTTTGGTCTGAGGGGTGAAATTTCTCATAGTGTTTCTCAGAGGGAATTCACTTCTTATGCTGAACTATTAAGACAATGTTATGTGGCTGAGAACAGTTTGAAGAAGGTTCAGGAAGAAAGGGATCGGTTCAGGAGTGGGCAGAGAGACCAAGGAAGGCCAGGAAACCAGTTCAGGCCTAGATCTCAGGCTTTCAAAGGGAAACAAGTGCAACATGCAAAACCTAACCAACCTCCTCAATGTCAGGCATGTAAGAAGTATCACTTTGGAAGATGTGGTGTGAGTGGAATTAGGTGTTTTACTTGTCAGAAGGAGGGACACTTGTCTAGGGAATGCCCTCAGAATAAGAATCAGATGCAGGGGAGGAGTATCGGTCGAGTTTATACCTTGGATGAAAGAAAGACTAAGAGCAACAATGCCTTAATTGCTGGTACGTGTCTCGTCAATGATCATCCTTGTTTTGTATTATTTGATTGTGGGGCGACACACTCTTTTGTATCAATTCGGTGCGTGAAGCGTCTTGGCTTGCAAGCAATTCCTTTGTCTCCTCCTATGGTGGTTACTACCGCCATGGATGATGTGGTTGAGACACcgttgatttgtgaaaattgttcgCTCTCGGTAAATGGTAGACTTTTTCAGATTGATCTTATTTGTCTACCACTTAAGAAGGTTGATGTGGTTTTGGGGATGGATTGGCTTTCTGCCAACTCGGTGTTTATTGGTTGTGAAGAGAAGTTGATTATCATTCCGTCTAGTGAAGCTACTCCAAAGGATGTGTTAACTACGATCTTGGAAGGTACGGTTGGCATGGTTAATTTCTTATTTGAGAATGAAAAGTCAGTTCTCTTGGCTCTTACCAAGGAATCTAGCGATAATCTGAATGTTACACAAATCCCTGTTGTTTGTGAATTTCCGGAAGTTTTTCCTGAGGATGTCTCCTCTCTTCCTCCTGAAAGGGAAGTGGAATTCTCTATTCATCTG AGTTGA